Part of the Oxyura jamaicensis isolate SHBP4307 breed ruddy duck chromosome 12 unlocalized genomic scaffold, BPBGC_Ojam_1.0 oxy12_random_OJ72919, whole genome shotgun sequence genome, CGGCCAGCGAGGAACGGGGGGGGCGCAGCTGGTGCCCCCCCCGCCGGGTCGGGGCCGCGGGGCTCGGCTCTCCTCCGCTGGAACGGGCGACCCCGGCCGCGGGGCTCTGCACAGGCGCCGGGAAGCCACGGAGTCGGCGGCACGGCCTAGAACTGCGAGGGGAGAGGAGGCACACGTCTGTCAGCGGCCCCCCCGCTCCTCAAAAAGGGGATAAATCGCCCCAAAAtgctacccccccccccctccccccagcccagatCCCGGCAGCGAGGGCTGTGCCCCCCTGGCAGGATGAAGGAGCCGTGTCGGAGCCTCACGTTTTTGAGGAACTCCTCGGCCACGATGCGGGCCCTGGCGTTGACGGAGAGCTTCATCTCGCTGATCTCCTTGTCGATCTCCTCCATGAAGTGGATCACGAAGTCCACCAGCTTGTGCTTGTACATCTGCTCCGTGTGGAAGTTGGTGATCAGGAAGCTGATGTCGTAGCCCTGGGGATGGAAGGAGCGGGCTGAGCACCCGGCGGGCACCCCCCAGTTCCCAGCCCTGCGCTggagccccccccgggggggtgTGCTGGAAGCCCCCCCGACCACCCTCACGTCACCTCCACGGGCTTCCTGCGCAGGATGAAGAAGTTCTCGGCCCTCATCATCATGAAGCGCATGAACTTGTGGCACAGAATCTTCTCGATCTCGTCCGCCTGcgaagaggagagggaggtgacGCGAGGCTCCCCGGTGCCGGTGCGTGCCGCCatcccgccgccccccccccccgcccaccTGCTTGACGGCGATGCTGACGCGCACGGAGTTGATGGAGCCCTCGATGAGCACCTTCTCCTTCTCGTTCCTGCTGATGATGacgggctgcagcaggagctccttgctgctcctgcgggagggggagaggggcggtcagggcgggggggggggaggggggcggcgaCGTGCTCGGTGCCCGGTGCGCGGGGCCGTACCTGACCTCCACCTCGGGCTTGTTGTGGCGCTCCACCACCTGCGAGGAGAAGTTCTCCAGGCACAGCGCGGCCTGCAGCGTGGCACGCACCGCGTTCAGGTACGGGCGCAGCGTGGCGGTCTGCGGGGAACGGCACCGGCGGGCACCGGAACCGGAACCGGCATCAGCATCACCATCAGCAGCATCAACCCCGGGCCCAGGTCCCGGGCCCAGGCCCCGGTCTCAGGCCCCAGGCCCCGACCCCGgtcctgccgccgccgcccccccagTCCCAGCCCTTGGTACCCGGCCCCACCGCCGCaccccggtcccggtccccggTCCCAGCACCGCCGCCCGTCCCAGCCCCCGGCGCCGGTGCCGGTGCCAGTTCCGGTTTCgatcccggtcccggtcccactgcccggccccggccccggtcTCGGCCCTGGCCCCGGTctcggccccggcccctccccGCCGCACCATGGTGGcagctccgctccgctccgctcgGTTCCGCTCCGCTCCCGGGAGGCGGAAGTGGCCGCTCTCCTCTTCCGGGATGCGCGGGAGCTCCCACTGCGGTGGAAGGGGGGAGGCGGGAGGATCCCGCTCCCCGCCCACAGCGCAGTTACCGGCCAGAggtccccgccgccccgcgcccggAGGTTATAAACCCTTTCAGAGTGATCCCGGCGGGGATATCGGGGGACGCGGCGGCAGCAGCCCGTGAAAGCGGATCGTCTCCCCcgccctccccctccccgcggcCTTTGGTACGCTCCTGTCAGCGCTTCCATATTAGGGCAGGCAGACAGCGCGCGGGTTTGGCCAATGGGCGGCGGGCGAAGGGCGCGGCCTGGCCAATGGGGAGCGGGGGGCGGGGCGGAGCGGCGCGGCCGACGGGGGCCGGAAGGGGGCGAGCGGCCTAGGCCTGGCCCGGCCcccgcggcgccgccgccgcccgcccgcgccCCGGGCCTGCCCCCGGCctgccccgcccccccccccccgcctcccggTACCCCTCCGCCGACCCCCGGTGCCTTCCGTTAGCCCCCTCTGCTTCCCGGTGCACCCCCGACGACCCCCGGTGCCCCTCCGGTACCCGTCGATCCCTCCCGGTGCACCTCAGGGCCCCCCAGGTCCCTCCCGGTGCCTTCCCATTATCCCCCCGCTACTCGCCGCTCCCCCTCGCCGCTCCCCGTTGCCCCCGGGTACCCCCCCGGCACCTCCCACCGTGCTACCGGTATCCCCCCGGtaccccccgccccctcccggtgccccccccggtgccgccgccATGAGCGAGCTGAAGGACTGCCCGCTGCAGTTCCACGACTTCAAGTCGGTGGACCACGTGAAGGTGTGCCCGCGCTACACCGCCGTGCTGGCCCGCTCCGAGGACGACGGCATCGGCATCGAGGAGCTGGACacgctgcagctggagctggagacGCTGCTCTCCTCCGCCAGCCGCCGCCTCCGCATCCTGGAGGCCGAGACGCAGGTGCGGGACGGGACGGTCCTGGGGTCTTTCCCCAGGTCCTGGGGGTCcccgtttccccccccccctccgcgGTGCCCTGACCGGGGGTCGCTCTCTTTTGCAGATCCTGACGGACTGGCAGGACAAGAAGGGCGACCGGCGGTTCCTGAAGCTGAGCAAGGAGCACGATGTGGGGCCCTCCGTCAAGCACGGGAAGCCCAAGAAGCAGAAGctggaggggaaaggggggcacggcacggggcccggccccgggcggCCCAAATCCAAGAACCTGCAGCCCAAGATCCAGGAGTATGAGTTCCAGGACGACCCCATCGAAGTGCCCCGGATCCCCAAAAACGATGCCCCAAACAGGTGCCAGGGGAGCGGGGCAGCGCCGGGATCCCCCCTTCCTTCCTTGGGGCACCCGGCCGGAGATCTGCCCTCCTCCCACGGGGGGAGAAGCCCCCCGGGGGGCAGGTTGGGAGCCGGGTGCCGCGGCGTCCCCGCAGCCGTCCCTCACCGCCCGCCCCCTCTGTCCTCGCAGGTTCTGGGCGTCGGTGGAGCCGTACTGCGCCGACCTCACCAACGAGGAGGTCAGAgtcctggaggagctgctcaAGCCGCCCGAGGACGAGGCTGAGCACTACAAGGTGAGGAGCTCCAGGACCGCCCCCCACACTCCATCCATCCCTCAtcccctctcctgcctcctgtCCCCGTTCACCCCCAGCCCTTGGCCGGGCCGTGCAGTCCCCCAGCGCGCGAGGAAcccctcctcatcctcagcAGCCCCTCTCCGCGGCGGCCGGAGGGGCCGCGAGCCCCGTGCTGAGCGTGTGCCCCCCGCCTGTCCCCGCAGATCCCGCCCCTGGGGAAGCACTACTCGCAGCGCTGGGCCCAGGAGgacctgctggaggagcagaaggACGGAGCCCGGGCTGCAGCCGCTGCCGACAAGAAGAAGGGCGTCCTGGGGCCGCTCACCGAGCTGGACACCAAAGGTGCCTTTGGCCCTGCACGGCGCAACGGGCTGGGGGCCGTGGGGAGAGACTGGGGGGGCCGGCACCCGGCTTCTGCAGAAccagagctgcctctgccccGCGGCTGATTATTGGTTTCCCCCTGGCAGACGTCGATGCCCTGCTGAAGAAGTCGGAGGCCCAGCACGAGCAGCCCGAGGACGGGTGTCCCTTCGGGCCCCTGACGCAACGTCTCCTGCAGGCGCTGGTGGAGGTGAGGGGGCCCGGGGCTGTTCGGTGGCCCCGTGGGGCGGCGTGGCTGCGGCTGGGTGAGCTGTgaccctcccttcccctgcgcCCCGCTCTCTAGGAGAACATCATTTCCCCCGTGGAGGACTCCCCCATCCCCGAGATCGCCGGCAAGGACTCGGGAGCTGACGGCGCCGGCACCTCTCCCCGCAGCCAGAACAAGCCCTTCAGGTGAGCGCTTCGGTGGCCGCGGAGCCGGGCGCGGGGCTTCCCCAGCCCCAACGGGACGGGAACGCGGGACCGGAGCACCGTGGCCGTGCTCAGCACCCGCGCCCTGCCCCTCGCAGCGTCCCCCACACCAAGTCCCTGGAGGGGCGGATCAAGGAGGAGCTGGTGGCGCAGGGCCTGCTGGAGTCGGAGGACCGGCCCGCCGAGGACTCTGAGGACGAGGTCCTGGCCGAGCTGCGCAAGAGGCAGGCGGAGCTGAAGGCGCTGAGCGCCCACAACCGCGCCAAGAAGCACGAGCTGCTGCGGTGAGCGCGGgcggggttgggctgggcacGTGGGGCCGACGGCGGGCAGGgactgacccccccccccatcgTGCCCCCCAGGCTGGCCAAGGAGGAGCTGCACCGCCAGGAGCTGCGGCAGCGCGTCCGCATGGCCGACAACGAGGTGATGGACGCCTTCCGCAAGATCATGGCGGCCCGGCAGAAGAAGCGCACGcccaccaagaaggagaagGACCAGGCCTGGAAGACGCTGAAGGAGCGCGAGAGCATCCTCAAGCTGCTGGACGGGTAGCGGGGGGGGGCGCTCAGCACGGCACCCCGCACCTTTGGCAGACTGTCACGGAGCCCCCGGGGACGAGGAGGTGCCCCTGTCCCCTGCGGGGTCCCGGCGTGCCCACGCTCCGCACGGTGTCACCCGtgggctggggacagcgggggtGTGACCTCACCGTGCCACCCAGCGCCGCAACGTCCTGCTGAGGGGCTGCGTCCTGCTCCGTGCCCTGCtcggctgctgcctgctgccaccggacctggcggcggggccggagcTGGGACATGGAGGTGACACACGGGGACCCAGCGGGGCCACGCGGCGTCCCTAGGGTGGCCACAGCCCCCTGGTGGCTTCTGCTCCCGTGGTTATTCGGGTGCCTGGCTTTCGAGGGACGGACATGGCAGCTCCCACGGCCGCACTGCCTCccgcagcacccagctctgcgTGGACACGAGTGGGAGCTGCCCACGGGCTGTGGGGACGTCGGGGTGGCAGTGTCACCGGGGAGGGGGGTGGATATGGGGAGGGGGCGCGGCGGGCTCGGGCTGTACCCGTGGTTTG contains:
- the TADA3 gene encoding transcriptional adapter 3 encodes the protein MSELKDCPLQFHDFKSVDHVKVCPRYTAVLARSEDDGIGIEELDTLQLELETLLSSASRRLRILEAETQILTDWQDKKGDRRFLKLSKEHDVGPSVKHGKPKKQKLEGKGGHGTGPGPGRPKSKNLQPKIQEYEFQDDPIEVPRIPKNDAPNRFWASVEPYCADLTNEEVRVLEELLKPPEDEAEHYKIPPLGKHYSQRWAQEDLLEEQKDGARAAAAADKKKGVLGPLTELDTKDVDALLKKSEAQHEQPEDGCPFGPLTQRLLQALVEENIISPVEDSPIPEIAGKDSGADGAGTSPRSQNKPFSVPHTKSLEGRIKEELVAQGLLESEDRPAEDSEDEVLAELRKRQAELKALSAHNRAKKHELLRLAKEELHRQELRQRVRMADNEVMDAFRKIMAARQKKRTPTKKEKDQAWKTLKERESILKLLDG
- the ARPC4 gene encoding actin-related protein 2/3 complex subunit 4, coding for MTATLRPYLNAVRATLQAALCLENFSSQVVERHNKPEVEVRSSKELLLQPVIISRNEKEKVLIEGSINSVRVSIAVKQADEIEKILCHKFMRFMMMRAENFFILRRKPVEGYDISFLITNFHTEQMYKHKLVDFVIHFMEEIDKEISEMKLSVNARARIVAEEFLKNF